The Megalobrama amblycephala isolate DHTTF-2021 linkage group LG18, ASM1881202v1, whole genome shotgun sequence genome segment tttattatatttaataagcAAATCTAAAGAGCAGTGATGAATATACATCATGCAAATGTAATAACATGGTGTATTCTTCATAACAAATTCTTCATAGTTGTCCAGATGATTGTGACTACTGTTGTGGGATGTAGTGCAGCAACTCTTGTCTTCATTATCATCACAATCCTGTGctacagaaagaaaaaatggtACAGAAGATTCTCCAGCATTATTTCATATGTTTTTCAAAAACCCAGCATTTtctatagatttttttgtttttcagctgcaaTTAAAATGTCACTCTTAAAAATCCTCCAGGTTGAAGAAATTATTGTATCCAGATATTCCTAAACCAAAACTTGCAGGGAAATGGACTACAAAGGTGAGCAATTAGTTCTGAttataatttatacatttttttttcttaatccCCTAAAAGTGATCAGGAAAACCAAACCATAAgtcgtagagacttgaaactttgagggctaGTAGTACTCATACCGTCTACAACGTCACCAAGGCTTGTCCCGATCGGcctgacgggggcgctacagcGGTCAAAATCACTCCTGAACCATTAGGCCtaggctcaagtgtcttatatcacTGGCTCAAGGCAGACAAGATGCATGCCTCGGATTTGCTCTTCAAATTTTCGggaattttgaattttttgaaaaacatacttttgtgaacaagtcctaggtttttgaccCGATCGgaaaccaaaccagtgcagcgaGATTCTCtagagtctgattgtcaatagttatcaaaaaacattgaaattctgATTCACGGTCCCTAAGGGCCGCCAAAACGTTTGAGGTgggtggagccacttttactaaaacgGCTATAACTCGTGAACAGAATGAGATGTTTTCATTCTGTTGTTGCGTGAAAAAGGACGTGGCGACTGGCCACTgggtggcgctataacaggaaaaaaaacatgagaaTGGCTATAACTACTTAGCCGTTAGTCCGAGGGGCCATGactgtctatgaggacattgactCATCTCGAAAAACATGTCTGCTGTCGGCTACTGAAGTTTGAGCtgctatcagacaaggttaaacGGAGGCCAATCGGAACTAAACTTGCTGGGGCTGTTTGACTCATGACCCCCTcagaggcctgtgagaaattagaaagaaatcggccaccgGGGGGCGCCTTTGTGTTTTTCATGTGCGTAAAGCATTGTGTATCGCACGATTTTTTGCATACACCCACAACATTCGTACCACATGTtcgaactcctcattctgagcaactttgcctctaggaccgccACTGTCCATTGAATCGttcgttaaatattggagaaAAAACAACTTTGGCGAACTAGTCCTGTGTTTTTAGCTCAACCttgataactgttaaaaagcttaaAAAACCATATAAttcctatggtaaattgcctgttttGGCTGTAAATGCACTTTTCCATGTATGATtgagatggttacaggcttgctaaataaaacaaaaaatcattttgCGCATGTGCTTAAAGACCTTAAAATGCTTGAACCCcgttaattgctgcttgcagctatatttaataGTATGATCTGCATCTAGCATTATGTGAGTCACAAGCCAAAAATGGGTTGGGATAAACTTTGTATCCcaataaaaaaatgcaacaaacCATATACTTGTGCAAAAGTGCATAGTTATCATagatgtatttatttagttGCAATACAAGCACTTGTTTTGTGTGGTTAAGAAACCAGCTaaacaatcaaaaaatggaATGTAATTTTTTGGTTACTTTTAATTGATTAACAATTTCGCTACTGTGTTGTGTGGCCACTTTAAAGTATAGTCTGTGGCATACCAGTTAGAAATCATTGTCCTAAGACTTTATAATCAACAAATGTTTGCTCTTTGCAGGGCATGTATTGTACCCAGATGACTGAGGGATATATCAAGTGTGAGATCCAAGAGGTCCACAGTTGCGAGTGTCCTGCAACAGCAGAAAGTACACATGGCCTTGATCTCATCAGCTCTAACTCCACACTGTTTCCTGCACAAAAGGAATCTCCAGCTGATGTCTCATACTATCCTCCTCTACTGCTCTGTGCTCAGAAGCTGACCTCAATTATTGAAAACCCTTCTTACAATATGACCATACCTGAACTAGACAATGTTGCCCAGATATCCGAGCTTACTCTGGAAGTGCAGGATAGTTACCTCCCAGCTCCTAACTTTGTTCAGAAAGATTTTGTTGGTAAAGACTCCGCATGCTACAAGCCCCAATCAGCATAACTTACAAATGTATAGCTAGACCTCAGTGTAGTGCTATGTAATGCACATAATGTATATATGAATTATGCCAGTgaattaatgttatttataagATATTGTACTTTCTCAACACTGTCTCTTGTAAAATAAGTTGTGAAAATGCAGTACTGTGGTGAAATAAAGCTGTGACCTTTCTTTAAACTGCGTCTGTAAATTGGCATTGTATTtcactatagtatttatttacattttatctgTATTACACACTCTTTCAATGTATATGTGTCAATGTAAACTTGGTCAGCATTATTCTCCAATAGAGCAATAGTTCCCTCTTGTGGACTGAAGACTATCTATTTCATGacaaatattttacagttttttccataaaaataaaccataataaaaGTAATGCAACTTTAGTTGAAGTTGCTTTCAGTGAAGACAGCTCTAACGTATCCTGTTTGTAAAACCAGGCATGTTATGAATGTTAAACTTACCACTTAACAAAAGTAAGTAGGTGCAGAAACTTGTTTTGTCCCtatttttgtcattaatgtaaAAACCAAAAAGAATGTCCTTTACATAAAGAAAAATCAGATGGACAGTCCCAAAATAGTAGTTTCCTTCAAAGCTTCACAAAAAGAACAGGATgtcaagtatattttttatttatttatcctttTTAAATGCTTGACAAGGTAAAATCTAAGAAAAAATATGCTTAAAATTTCTTTTATGGGCGTGAAGATTTTTTCGAAGGCGTAGCCACAATGAAACGTTTTCCCATTGACTGACAAGCGGAACGTCCAATAGAATCTCAACATTTATACAAGTTGACCAATGTAAACAGTTGTGGGCGGGAGTTTTAAATTCCCGGTCATTGAGCCGCTGTTTTCAGTTGTTCGAGCTCAGTAACGACCAGTTTACTGAACATGCGCTCGCTAAATTAGCATAGAAAAGATATTAATCTGCTTTCtgttttttacattaatttcatCGACGTTATAAATGTAGGTTTTTAATCGTACAGCTCGTCCCTGCCTAAAGCATTTGCACCAATAACGGGTATGTTGCTAATGTGCTAGTTGTGTGTGGACAAAGATGTATCTATCGTAACATGAACTTATGCACATTTATCATCCTCTGCGATCGCATGTTCTTCTATAGCCTCCAAACCATGACGTATGATGTCTTTTTTATCCTTGCGATTGAATTTATAGAGTTATTGTGCGACTAGCCCTGCGTTGGCAGTCTTAGGGCAAATCTTTAGGGTTAGCAAGTCCTCCATCATTTTTAGCTGACATGCTGAGTTGTTTAATAGTTTGCAACTTATGTTGCAAATTTATTCATGAATAAATGAGGTTACTACCTCTATTTATCTAAGATGCAAAGAAATTCAGTGAAGTGTAAAGATATAAGAGTGTCATTCATTGAAATGTTTCATGACCTAAATCCTGCCTGTGTCATGGCAGTGAAGTTGACATTTGTAATGGACAggtctgtgtgtatttgacgTGAACAGCACTGAAATAAGGAATACAGGACATCTTAATGAAAACtatggttaaaatgaatgttttcgTTTAATTAGACCATCTgtctatgtatctatctgtaATGGCTGTAATCAAGAAGCTCTGATCAGAGCATTACTATGAACTGCATTGATCATGTGCAATGATTCTGTTAGGCTGTCACTGGCAAGCAATGGAGGTTGGCACAGTTGTGCAGGACGAAATGAAATTTCGGGGGGCTGAATTTGCTGTCAAGGTCGAGTTGGCGGAGCGGTTACTAATCGTAGAGATTTCAGATGTTGTTACAGCGGACCAGTGGAGAGGAGAGTTTGATCCTGCCTGTAAGTCGAGCTTTTAAACTGATATACCGTGTTTGCTTGCTTGAAATGTAATTCTATgtcattatacatttttttttctttctttctataaTTAGATATTGAGGACCTGACCCGGAAAACTGGGAATTTTAAACAGTTTCCAGTATTCTGTAGCATGCTTGAGTCTGCCGTCAACAAGGTGGGTCcataaaaaaagcataaaaaataatatttaatgtaattgtCTTAATTCTTAATGCTCGTCAAGACAGTAAATgcattagggctgcacaattagggatatatatatatatatatatatatatatatatatatatatatatatatatatatatatataataataatcttacCTTCTGGTTTGAtgtgcttgtttgtagggctgcagatttgtgatgtatattaatattgctatataataataataataatgtagttctaataaaaatactaaagaaaatacaaaacattgctaatattgtaatatttcactctTAAACAAAACTTAAGTTTAAGAAagataatataattttattttacagcacAACTgtcttaatattttcattttcttcCATTCACATAAATACGTTTTTGAGACTAAAAACATGAGACGCAGGTTAGTGGAGCGAGGGGAAAAAACCGAAAGGTCTGGAGACGCGTTTTTTTAAAAGCTGAACTTATTTTAACTTGAGCGCCACattttttgtaactttgcatCACGCATGAGACACTGCAAAAGATGAGAGCGCAACGGTTAAACATGTCCATCTAGCgtgtttacattgaaaaacaactaaaaatgtaGCTCAATGGAATGGAAAAACTCGTTCTGTGTAAATGGCCctttaagcttttattttgcCATAAAACCGCAGTCAGCTTCTCTTTAAAACAGTTGGTTTATAAGCATTACAAGTTTGGGAAGATGGTTGGTGCCTGTTCCGTTTCCAAATGTACGTTATAAGTAGAGCAGATGCAGAAATGGTTTTGTGTGGAGTAGCATTTACTGTGAGCCGATCCGCTCTGCGATGCTGAAAACACCTTTGCCTTTTAATATCACAGTCATGCCACAGTTTCGTTTAGATTTCAGTTAACTGTGCTACTGTACACTTATTGAATTATTGGCAATTATTCTTTGTTAATAATCATAAATTCTTTATCATTTGCAGTCCAGTGAATCAGTGACCCTTGACCTCTTGACCTATTCCGACCTTGAGCTTTTGCGGAACAGAAAGGCAGGCGTAGTTGGCCGACCTCGTGCTCAGCCGCAATCTCCTGCCCTCAGTGCTAAACGATACCTCATCCTCATCTACACTGTGGAGTTTGACAGGTCTGTGTAGTTTTATCACTCAGTCTGCTTTGATCACTCTTAAAACAGAGCAgtttttaatctatttatttttgtttaggaTACACTATCCTCTTCCACTTCCATATCTTGGCAAACCTGATCCTGCAGAGCTTCAGAAAGAGATCAGAGCTCTGAGGGCCGAGCTGAAAACACTGGGAATGAAAGGAGACCACAAAGTATCAGACCAGGAAACACGCAGGCTCCGTGCAGagtcagttatttttttatgcaatatgtaaataaaaacccTTGCACATCTGCATAGTTGCGGGCAGGTGCACAGGACAAGGTCAGCACAAtataaggggggggggggggaatcctgtacataaaaatgtaaaattgtcatcattttaaTCAACCTCATGTCAAACCTGTACAATGTTTTTTGtactgtggaacataaaagaaaatattataaagggttagttcacccaaaaatgaaatttctgtcattaattaccctcatgttgttccaaacctgtaagaccttcgttcatcttctgaacacaaattatgaaatcaaagggtttctgaaccacacgtGGGCAGCAACGTTGTTGTATCTTTTgagatccagaaaggtattaaagagagttaaaacagttcatgtgactacagtggttcaaccttaatgttatgaagtgacaagaatactttttgtgcgcaaaaacaacaactttctTCAACAGTTTCTTCCATTACTGAGTTGGAGTTCAAATGTAAACATGGAAGCCCTCCACTGTGTTCACTATGTCTACTGCATAGGAGACtactgaataaagtcattatttttatgttgtgtttgcacacaaaaagtattctcgttgcttcacaatattaaggttgaaccactgtagtcacgtttactattttattaatgtcttcactgcctttctggacctcaaaaggtgcaatgatgttgctgcctatgtgtggttcagaaaccctcagatttcatcaaaaatgtctaaatttttgttccgaagatgaatgaaggtcttaccggtaattaatgacagaaatttaatttgtgggtgaactaatcctataaaGAATGTAGGTTACCAAAACATTTTGGtatggaagaaaaaaatgattgaatggaagaaaaacatttttgttgcccacagaagaaataaaatcaCACAGAATCAACCTGAGAGTGAGTAgatgatttttcatttttaggtgaactatgcTTTTTAAATCATCTTAAAATGTTGCTATTAATATAAGGGTTTGaagtttttttattcatttattgctTTTAAATTAGCATGTcacaaataacaaaatatctaaACGAACAAACTACTAAAAACGTTCAATTCCGTTAAATGCTGGGAATAAAATCTTGGTTTATGTCTTATCAGGTTGGCTTTGGTGAGAGATGAAAAGGAGGCCTTGGCCAAGGCTCTGGATCGTCTACAGATGGTAGGGGCCGGCTCTACACCTGGGGCTCATGGGCTCAGAGAGGCAGTGCGCAGCCTGGAGGAACAGCTGCTGAAGGAAAGGGCAAAAAGCCAACGGTCTGCAAGCAAGAGGGGCCAGGAACAGCGCCTCCTACTGGAGCAGGTGTGTCTAATGAGATAGATTGTATGGCATGATAAGCTGACAATATCATGCAGTCATTAGCTcccattaaatatttaaaatcattctcgTTGGTAGTTGGAGGAACTCAGGGCTTCAGAACGGGCTCTTCGGATACGGGTTAAAAGTTTGACCACTGAGTTGGCCTTGTTACGACGTGGGTAAGCTTTAATGAATTGGCATCTgtgtcccttttttttttttttgcaaatattttattacattttttttgctcATGTTAATCATCTCATTCTTCCTCTTTTGACAGTCGGGCGACTCCAGTCATGTCTGGCCGAAGTGGGCTCAGGTGTGATGGGGAGGTTCATCGGTCTTTATCCAGAGAGCGCAGTTTGACCCGTGTAGGGGTAAGAGCGCGCTCAGGGTCGAGGGAGAGGATGGAGGACCGGGGTCGGAGGTCAGAGGAGAGAGTTAGGAGAGCAGATTCTTCAGGGCCTCGGAATTGTATCGCAAGACCCTCACCATCTCCAACAGGTAAATGTGTGAAGATGAACACAATATCCTAATGGTCAAAGTCTAGAAACAAATGTAGAGGCCCTTTTTAGGCCCAATTTGATTCAAGTCTCGTTTTCTCTCATGACAGGGTCACGGGTTCCTCGGTTTGACCCTACAGCCTACATCCAAGATCGACAACGGCGTCAAAAAGAGGCTGAACAAAAGAAGTAAGACCATTTCGCCTTTTCagtttaaagcttttttttttttttaagttatctTTTTTGTTGCGTTTCTgctgttttgtgttgttttatttgttgtcTTTTTTCCTACAAGCATTGCCCTGTCTGTGAGCAGGAATATGGTTTACTTTAAAAGGTGTGAACCATAAACTCTATTTGTCCCTTGCATGAATCCATTTTCTCAAATTGTTGATCCTCAGTCATGAATCTGGCACAtcaatgcaagaaaaaagtctgtaGGATTTTTGAGATCAGTCTGATAAGAGAATAAAACTTATCTGGTAGATTTTATTTGTAGGCAACTGGACCCATTTCCTACCTTTTAAAGATAGACATGAGGTCTGCTTTTGTTTTCAACAGTCAGAGGAAGATTAGAAGGGACATGTTGGTTTCACCATCTCTGATGGAAAGAGGGCGTTCACGCTCCAGAGAGCCCGTTCCTCAGCTGATGCGAGCAGGAAGTGCTGGCAGGGGGAGGAGTGTGTCTGTGGAGAGCAGGAGGAGTCGGTGTTCTTCTGAAGGATCAGTAGCTGAGTTTGAAGAGCTTGCTAAGCCTCTAAATAGCAGGCAAGACAAAACATGTTGTTTATCCAAGTACATGCTGTCCAGGTTAAATGTGACGTCAGCGATCAGTTCAAACAAGCTGCAGAGAGGCCTAcacttttattgcatttttttccaGTTGGCCTATAATATTAGTCAAGATTTCTTGTATAATATTatcttcaaaatataattttaagtgACAGTTTTCTACCCTCTCACTGAACCTTAGAATTCAATTTGCCTGTTTTTGCTACtgaacattttaaaggtgctatagaggatgttttcgatgactgagaaaccaaagactgttgctgagtttttgaaatgagcgcatacgtaagaacaacccccctccttcacagctcatttcgagggaacacctcccaaaactcgtgcacgagtattggaacacgagtgtttgtttaccaccggcattcgctgtgtcgtgttagtggattcattatgtcggaggtaactcataatctgtagtttttactcctgacaaaaacattgcatgcagcgcctttTGGAGTGTgaaaagttactggagagcgcagccgcgcacgtctcgcacaaggaacgtaatggcagtgattgacaagccagagggccaatcgtttatgcgatgatcacacaaacgattggctgaagtttttaaggccctacctcgtgcacagatgatatatattgatattattcctttcagtgcacctaataaataaagtcttttatcagttagtaaagacagtttcaagtaatattgcaaaaatgtataaaacaaaacatcctctatagcacctttaagactAAGTTATGGGTcagcaagtgtttttttttgtttgtttttttttttggtaaaaaaaacaacttttattcaagaaggatgcattaaattgattaaaagcgacagtaaaaatgtttacattgtcACAAAAAATTGCATTTCTAATAAATGTGGTTTTCCACTCATTAAAGAATCCTACTAAAGatttatcacagtttccacaaaaatattaagcagctgaTAAACACtgattaaatgtttcttgagaaccaaatcagcatattagaatgatttccaaAGATACcagaagactgaagtaatgatgctgaaaattcagctttgccattgcAAGAATGACTTacattttgaattatattaaaatagaaagaaaatattgtaaattgttttattaatcaaataaattcagcgcAAGTCTcctttcaaaaaacataatgtactgttaattaataatgttatctggtattattattattattattattacatgtatttcttatttttattttatttttattttttttgcagagGAAGGAAACTGGTGTATAATGGTCCAGCTGTGGTGAGTAACAATGTGAAATGCTAGATTGTTTGTGTAAGATGTTGTAAGGATTAGGCCTCAAATAATTCTAattcacactttttccttccttccttcctttttttttttgctccatCCTGTTTTTTGCTCCATCTAGTCCAGAGGAAgacacataaacaaaaaaacaatgtgtAGCACCCCAGCACAAAGGATGAGAGTGGCAGGTACCACATCATTTCCcctttttaactatttttttaattctgtatATGCATCTATAAGCAATAGTGTATATACATGTAAGCCATGTATATTTTTCCTACTCAGACACATCTATTGACACGGGTGCTGATCTGTCAGAGATTGACGCTCGACTCCAAGCCCTGCAGGACTACATGCGGGACCTTGACACAGGACACTAACTAATCCCAGTGGATTCAGATGTCAATCTAGGCATTTTGCACAAAGACTGAGACTGAAAAACTTGGACAATCATTTCTTTTAAACACTGTGTACAGAGGTGTCTATAACATGTAGTCATTTATACTAATGACACTCAAATACCGTTTGTTTTCTTAACCCCCAGTGTAGCTTTTGGGCTTGACTCAAAAATGCAGTTATGCTGGCTTTGTGAAGGGGGTTCTTGAGACTGTTGCCATATCAGACTTGTCCAAAAGTATGACCTCAGGATGTacagtttttcttttaaaacacattcctgtgtacattttatgaattagTGTTTGTTGaccattgttgtttttatatgattAGTGTGTATGTTTTATGTCTGTTTTAGATGCTTGAGATTCTGAAAAACAAagctttttatatataaaatgattttgCAGCTTGTGTCTATTCTTGACACTCTGGAATTATATCTTATATCATAGAGAGTCACAACAGAATGTGatatccattttatttatacaagTTATTGTTCCCGCATGGTGTTAACAACACCAAGATTATAGGTTTGATTCCCAGGAAATACAGATAGTGATAAAACATGTGTTGATGTGCGTTGCTTTAGATAAGCAtttgccaaatgcataaatgtaaagcTGTACATGCTACAGATATTTTGTCTTTTGGCctctgacatttttgacacttCTCCCAAAGTCtgtcttatttttaatgtgatccCATCTGAATCTTGTATGTAGAATAACAAGCATTAAATTTGTCTTTAGATGTGTCATGAGGCCAGAATTTTTAAACCTTTCTTGATATAAAAAATGGCATGGTTGTCTATATATTAACATCTATTATGTACAGAATTCCTGAATATAGGCACAGCTAAACTAAGTATTTAGGGGCATTGTATATCAGTATGACTCAAATTAATTGTTAGTTCAGgaatcaaacttttattttcatgAATGCAGCAAGAACTATAGTGTACAGTATGTCAAGATTATCACTGAATAACAAATTACATTTCTCCAGAAAATTGTTTGGACAACTTAGATGAATTTtaaggcttaaagggttagttcacccaaaaatgaaaataatgtcatttattactcaccctcatgtcgttctacacccataaggcctttattcatcttcagaacacaaattaagatgtttttgatgaaatccgatggctcagtgaggcctgcattcacagcaatgacatttcctctctcaagatccataaaggtactaaaaacgtatttaaaacagttcatgtgagtacagtggttctaccttaatattataaagcgacgagaatactttttgtgcaccaaaaaaacaaaataatggcttttcaacaatatagtgatgggccgatttcaaaacactgcttcggagctttacgaatcgaatcagtgactcactgagccattggatttaattaaaaatatcttaatttgtgttctgaagatgaacgaaggccttacgggtgtggaacgacatgagggtga includes the following:
- the ccdc61 gene encoding centrosomal protein CCDC61, with product MEVGTVVQDEMKFRGAEFAVKVELAERLLIVEISDVVTADQWRGEFDPAYIEDLTRKTGNFKQFPVFCSMLESAVNKSSESVTLDLLTYSDLELLRNRKAGVVGRPRAQPQSPALSAKRYLILIYTVEFDRIHYPLPLPYLGKPDPAELQKEIRALRAELKTLGMKGDHKVSDQETRRLRAELALVRDEKEALAKALDRLQMVGAGSTPGAHGLREAVRSLEEQLLKERAKSQRSASKRGQEQRLLLEQLEELRASERALRIRVKSLTTELALLRRGRATPVMSGRSGLRCDGEVHRSLSRERSLTRVGVRARSGSRERMEDRGRRSEERVRRADSSGPRNCIARPSPSPTGSRVPRFDPTAYIQDRQRRQKEAEQKNQRKIRRDMLVSPSLMERGRSRSREPVPQLMRAGSAGRGRSVSVESRRSRCSSEGSVAEFEELAKPLNSRGRKLVYNGPAVSRGRHINKKTMCSTPAQRMRVADTSIDTGADLSEIDARLQALQDYMRDLDTGH